One Fusobacterium ulcerans DNA segment encodes these proteins:
- a CDS encoding DUF1576 domain-containing protein translates to MDNFNRKRMRKIKILSGILIGFIAICFIGYVIHERENVFTGILKIITSPSVLITDFLVIGGIGASFVNAFLIFLFNFTIIKILKIEINGLIMASFFTVFGFSFFGKNILNILPFYLGGILYSLYEHVDFKEIFITISFASALAPFVSEVAFRVDTTDTSYLNAIALGILIGFIVTPLAKKMASFHEGFNLYNLGFTGGILGAVITSILKLYKFQITPQRIISVEYDLALKLICSGVFLSLIIIGYFINGSSFTGYKKLLEDTGLKADYIERYGFGLTYINMGIMGFVAMGFVVLLGETFNGPLLAGILTIVGFSAYGKHFVNTIPILLGVYLAKFGSSTDTFTVALSGLFGTSLAPISGVYGTFWGIVAGWLHLAVVQSIGTVHGGLNLYNNGFSAGIVAGFLLPVMDMIKNHKDKERLKYLKRKKQLYEAINLERKKFEEFNEEE, encoded by the coding sequence GTGGATAATTTTAATAGAAAAAGAATGAGAAAAATAAAAATTTTATCAGGTATTCTAATAGGATTTATTGCTATATGCTTTATTGGATATGTTATTCATGAAAGAGAAAATGTTTTTACAGGAATTTTAAAGATCATTACTTCTCCATCCGTTCTTATCACGGACTTCCTAGTAATAGGAGGAATTGGAGCTTCATTTGTGAATGCCTTTCTAATATTTCTATTTAATTTCACTATCATTAAAATTTTGAAAATTGAAATAAATGGATTGATAATGGCTTCCTTTTTTACTGTTTTTGGATTTTCATTTTTTGGTAAAAATATCTTGAATATATTACCTTTCTATCTTGGAGGAATTCTTTACAGCCTTTATGAACATGTAGATTTTAAAGAAATATTTATTACTATATCTTTTGCCAGTGCTCTTGCTCCATTTGTAAGTGAAGTTGCATTCAGAGTAGACACTACTGACACATCATACCTCAATGCCATAGCCTTAGGAATATTAATAGGATTTATTGTTACTCCTCTTGCTAAAAAAATGGCTTCTTTTCATGAAGGATTCAACTTATATAATCTGGGATTTACTGGTGGTATACTTGGAGCTGTAATTACTTCCATTCTGAAGCTGTATAAATTCCAAATAACCCCGCAGAGAATAATTTCAGTAGAATATGACCTTGCCCTTAAACTAATCTGTTCTGGGGTATTTCTGAGCCTTATAATCATAGGCTACTTTATTAACGGAAGTTCATTTACAGGTTATAAAAAACTTTTAGAAGATACAGGATTAAAAGCAGACTATATTGAGCGTTACGGTTTTGGTCTTACATATATCAACATGGGAATAATGGGATTTGTAGCAATGGGATTTGTTGTTTTGCTTGGCGAAACTTTCAACGGACCTCTTTTAGCTGGTATTCTTACTATAGTAGGATTCTCTGCCTATGGTAAACATTTTGTCAACACTATACCTATTTTGCTTGGGGTATATCTTGCAAAATTTGGAAGCAGTACTGATACATTTACTGTTGCACTTTCTGGTCTTTTTGGTACATCTCTTGCTCCTATATCAGGAGTATATGGAACTTTCTGGGGAATAGTTGCTGGGTGGCTTCACCTTGCTGTAGTACAAAGTATAGGAACTGTTCATGGAGGACTTAATCTGTATAATAATGGATTCTCTGCTGGTATAGTTGCTGGATTCCTTCTTCCTGTAATGGATATGATCAAAAATCATAAAGACAAAGAAAGATTAAAATATCTAAAAAGAAAAAAACAACTTTATGAAGCAATTAATTTAGAAAGAAAAAAGTTTGAAGAATTTAATGAAGAAGAATAA
- a CDS encoding GIY-YIG nuclease family protein: MDYYVYIIRCKDNSLYTGITTDVERRYKEHKQGTGAKYTKSKGVLKIEIIFKCNGRSEASKIEYYIKKMTKDQKERELNEIKGFKTLILRDLGIIVE; this comes from the coding sequence ATGGACTACTATGTATATATTATAAGATGCAAAGATAATTCTCTTTACACAGGAATAACTACAGATGTAGAAAGAAGATATAAAGAACATAAACAAGGAACAGGAGCAAAATATACAAAATCCAAAGGAGTTTTAAAAATAGAAATAATCTTTAAATGTAATGGAAGAAGTGAAGCATCCAAAATTGAATATTATATAAAAAAGATGACAAAGGATCAAAAAGAGCGAGAACTCAATGAAATCAAGGGTTTTAAAACATTGATATTAAGAGATTTAGGAATAATTGTAGAGTAA
- a CDS encoding tyrosine-type recombinase/integrase, giving the protein MDFVKEFLETSKENGKITDTTHEMYQRDLKDFKEFLGEKEWLDVSNEDILKYIEELKKKYSDRSIYRKVSSLKSFYRYLLQKRIIDFMPMGEIELPKLQKAPVRILELQELNRVLEQCGDTFEGKRDSLVIRLLCETGLKINDILEIEKDTLETYEYKNITATRGKRIYSEPISEKLGSDLKNYIEMLGNTEEKRVFGQLSRQGFRARFISYGKKAGIKQEISPSMIKRISIEIKDKIENDDVSFIEKMREVYMKIGIGDD; this is encoded by the coding sequence ATGGATTTTGTCAAAGAATTTTTAGAGACATCAAAAGAAAATGGAAAAATCACAGATACTACTCATGAAATGTATCAAAGAGATTTAAAAGATTTCAAAGAGTTTCTTGGAGAAAAAGAATGGCTGGATGTTAGCAATGAAGATATACTGAAATATATAGAAGAACTCAAAAAAAAATATAGTGACAGATCTATATATAGAAAAGTAAGTTCTTTAAAAAGTTTTTACAGATATCTTTTACAAAAAAGAATAATAGATTTCATGCCTATGGGAGAGATAGAACTTCCAAAGCTCCAAAAAGCTCCTGTAAGGATTTTGGAACTTCAAGAGTTGAACAGAGTGCTGGAACAGTGTGGAGACACTTTTGAGGGTAAAAGAGACAGTCTGGTGATAAGACTTTTGTGTGAAACAGGCTTGAAAATAAACGATATTCTGGAAATCGAAAAAGATACCCTTGAAACTTATGAGTATAAAAACATAACTGCAACAAGGGGGAAAAGAATATATTCAGAGCCAATAAGTGAAAAATTAGGTTCTGATTTAAAAAATTATATAGAAATGTTGGGTAATACTGAAGAAAAAAGAGTGTTTGGACAACTTTCAAGACAAGGATTCAGAGCAAGATTTATATCATATGGAAAAAAAGCAGGGATAAAACAGGAAATCTCTCCTAGTATGATAAAAAGAATAAGTATAGAGATAAAAGATAAAATTGAAAATGATGATGTATCTTTTATAGAAAAAATGAGAGAAGTCTATATGAAAATAGGCATAGGAGATGATTAA
- the era gene encoding GTPase Era, whose amino-acid sequence MKAGFIAVVGRPNVGKSTLINKLVSEKVAIVSDKAGTTRDNIKGILNLNNNQYIFIDTPGIHKAKHLLGEYMTNSAIRVLKDVDVILFLLDGSQEISTGDQFVMERVMEAKKTPRILVINKIDKLSDEQLAAKREEVKEKLGEFDGIVEISGQYAFGLPRLLEAIEPFMEEGIKYYPDDMYTDMSVYKIITEIVREKILLKTRDEIPHSVAIEILDVAKREKGRDKFDVNIYVERDSQKGIIIGKNGKLLKEIGTEARKDIETLLGEPIYLTLWVKVKDDWRKKKPFLKELGYVDEK is encoded by the coding sequence ATGAAAGCAGGATTTATAGCAGTTGTAGGAAGACCCAATGTTGGGAAATCTACATTGATAAATAAACTTGTATCTGAAAAAGTAGCAATAGTTTCAGATAAAGCAGGAACAACAAGGGATAACATAAAAGGGATACTAAATTTGAATAACAATCAGTACATCTTCATAGATACTCCTGGAATACATAAAGCAAAACATCTTTTAGGTGAGTATATGACAAATAGTGCTATCAGAGTGTTGAAAGATGTTGATGTTATACTTTTTCTTTTGGATGGATCACAAGAAATAAGCACTGGGGATCAATTTGTTATGGAAAGAGTAATGGAAGCAAAAAAAACTCCAAGAATTTTAGTAATAAATAAAATAGATAAACTTTCTGATGAACAGCTTGCTGCTAAAAGAGAGGAAGTAAAAGAAAAACTTGGAGAATTTGATGGAATAGTAGAAATATCTGGGCAGTATGCTTTTGGGCTCCCTAGATTATTAGAAGCTATTGAACCATTTATGGAAGAAGGAATAAAATACTATCCTGATGACATGTATACAGATATGTCTGTTTATAAGATAATAACTGAAATAGTGAGAGAAAAAATACTTCTTAAAACAAGAGATGAAATACCTCATTCAGTAGCTATTGAAATATTAGATGTAGCTAAAAGAGAAAAGGGAAGAGATAAATTTGATGTAAATATCTATGTGGAGAGAGATTCACAGAAAGGTATCATCATAGGAAAAAATGGAAAGTTGTTAAAAGAAATAGGAACAGAAGCTAGAAAGGATATAGAGACACTTCTAGGTGAGCCTATCTATCTAACACTTTGGGTAAAAGTAAAAGATGATTGGAGAAAGAAAAAACCATTCTTAAAAGAATTAGGATATGTAGATGAAAAATAA
- a CDS encoding ABC transporter ATP-binding protein: MFKKFVSYYKPYKKMFFLDLLVATISALCDLVYPMITREIANHTIPNREFRAIGVFAGVLLVIYIIKMFCAYFMQYWGHLVGVGMQADMRRDVYSHLQNLPIRYFDNTQTGSIMSRIVNDLQDISELAHHGPEDLFISFFMIMGSFLVLIRINVGLTIIIFCLLPLIIIYSLFQRKRMLAAFVKTREKTGDINARLQNSISGIRVSKAFVINENERERFEEDNQRFVDARSKSYKIMAEYGAGVGFLTDLLDYAVLIFGGIFAYMGKINIGDFLAYLLYIKIFTQPIKRLIAFVEQYQNGMSGFKRFLDIISEEEENDRANASEIGKVEGEIDFQNVSFKHEDKEVLKNISLKIPKGKMLALVGPSGGGKTTLCNLIPRFYTIDDGDIKIDGKSIYDVKLESLRKNIGIVQQDVFLFTGTIKENILVGNSEASDDEVMIAAKKANIHDLIMEMPDGYNTYVGERGVKLSGGQKQRIAIARIFLKNPPILILDEATSALDNITERLIQKSLEELCKGRTTIVVAHRLSTIQNADEIIVLTDNGIEERGTHKELLENKGFYHRLHNMANL; encoded by the coding sequence ATGTTTAAAAAATTTGTAAGTTACTATAAACCGTATAAAAAAATGTTTTTTCTAGACTTGCTTGTGGCAACCATTTCAGCATTATGTGATCTGGTATACCCAATGATAACTAGAGAAATAGCCAATCATACAATTCCTAACAGGGAATTTAGAGCCATTGGAGTATTTGCAGGGGTATTGCTGGTAATATATATCATAAAGATGTTCTGTGCATATTTTATGCAGTATTGGGGGCATCTTGTAGGTGTAGGAATGCAGGCAGATATGAGAAGAGATGTGTACAGCCACCTTCAAAATCTTCCTATCAGATATTTTGACAATACTCAAACAGGAAGTATAATGTCAAGAATAGTAAATGATTTGCAGGATATATCTGAGCTTGCACATCATGGACCTGAGGATCTGTTTATATCTTTCTTTATGATCATGGGATCATTCTTAGTACTGATTAGAATAAATGTAGGGCTAACAATTATAATATTCTGTCTTCTGCCACTTATTATAATCTACAGCTTGTTCCAAAGAAAAAGAATGTTGGCTGCATTTGTAAAGACAAGAGAAAAAACGGGAGATATTAATGCCAGACTGCAAAATAGTATTTCAGGAATAAGAGTATCAAAAGCTTTTGTTATTAATGAAAATGAAAGAGAAAGATTTGAGGAAGACAATCAAAGATTTGTAGATGCAAGAAGCAAATCATATAAGATAATGGCGGAATATGGAGCAGGGGTAGGATTTCTTACTGACCTTCTAGACTACGCTGTTCTTATTTTTGGAGGAATATTTGCATATATGGGGAAAATCAACATAGGAGATTTTCTTGCTTATCTTCTTTATATAAAAATATTTACTCAGCCAATAAAAAGATTGATAGCTTTCGTAGAGCAATATCAAAATGGAATGAGTGGCTTTAAAAGATTTTTGGATATTATTTCTGAAGAGGAAGAGAATGATAGAGCTAATGCAAGTGAAATAGGAAAAGTAGAAGGAGAAATAGACTTCCAAAATGTTTCATTTAAGCATGAGGATAAAGAAGTTCTAAAAAATATTTCATTGAAAATACCAAAAGGAAAAATGCTTGCACTTGTAGGACCTTCTGGTGGAGGAAAAACAACATTGTGTAATCTTATTCCAAGATTTTATACCATTGATGATGGAGATATCAAAATAGATGGAAAAAGTATTTATGATGTAAAACTGGAATCTCTAAGAAAAAATATAGGAATAGTACAACAGGATGTATTCCTGTTTACAGGGACAATAAAAGAAAATATTTTAGTTGGAAATAGTGAGGCATCAGATGATGAAGTGATGATTGCTGCTAAAAAAGCAAATATTCATGATTTGATAATGGAAATGCCAGATGGCTATAATACTTATGTTGGAGAGAGAGGGGTAAAACTTTCTGGAGGGCAAAAACAAAGAATAGCAATTGCCAGAATATTCCTTAAAAATCCGCCGATATTAATACTTGATGAAGCAACTTCTGCACTTGATAATATTACAGAGAGACTTATTCAGAAATCTCTTGAAGAGTTATGTAAAGGAAGAACCACAATAGTAGTTGCTCATAGACTTTCAACTATTCAAAATGCTGATGAGATAATAGTTCTTACAGATAATGGAATAGAGGAGAGAGGAACACATAAGGAACTTTTAGAAAATAAAGGTTTTTATCACAGGCTTCATAATATGGCTAATTTATAA
- a CDS encoding NUDIX hydrolase — MKLEKLEDLKFLKVAIEKHPTTGIQLEYLDKPNAIAALVLNAAGDKALLVKQYRPGFQGYMYEIPAGIMEEGEDPVYTLEREIEEETGYLKNDYNIIYNPKKPLILSPGYTSESLYIYIIQLKNDSIVPQNLKLDIGEDLVDTWFPLSEIEEITADFKTIFTLHLYKNIKNS, encoded by the coding sequence ATGAAATTAGAAAAATTGGAGGATTTAAAATTTCTTAAAGTCGCTATTGAAAAACATCCAACTACTGGAATACAATTAGAATACTTAGATAAACCTAATGCTATTGCTGCTTTGGTATTAAATGCAGCTGGAGACAAAGCTCTTCTTGTTAAGCAGTACAGACCAGGATTTCAAGGCTATATGTATGAAATCCCTGCTGGAATAATGGAAGAAGGGGAAGATCCTGTGTACACTCTTGAAAGAGAGATAGAAGAGGAAACTGGATATTTAAAAAATGATTACAATATTATTTACAACCCTAAAAAACCTTTGATACTTTCTCCAGGATACACAAGTGAGTCTTTATATATTTACATCATACAGTTAAAAAATGACTCTATCGTTCCACAAAACTTGAAATTAGACATTGGAGAAGACTTAGTGGATACATGGTTCCCTTTAAGTGAAATTGAAGAGATTACAGCAGATTTTAAAACCATATTCACTCTCCATCTTTACAAAAATATTAAAAATTCATAG